From the genome of Brevibacterium sp. JSBI002, one region includes:
- a CDS encoding CDP-glycerol glycerophosphotransferase family protein encodes MAQPLLVTHLSWERVLLHIDIEAVGADPNEFYLTPNNRPYKVLYPVSAEKTGDDQYRLTINITQFNGRRQVPNGTYHVVNGPVPNEYIGRESEFESELEPEYDVAGDIAYYPLERILELDDASRSFLYNNNRSSYAVNFAVSDNEDAPGFIIRTYAFARGGAKPSGFRARTSSKLKKRWTKLKRKTLKRVYKAGQSFRKDDGNRILFASEARPNMQGNLKAVHDRMVERGLKEQFEFDYSFRTQHSATRQNALALAWKVGRANTVLIDDYFAILMDIGDRKSQRIIQLWHAGSGFKSVGFSRFGNYGSPKFNNAHRKYTYAICGSQHLRDVYSEVFGMERESIISTGLPRIDYFLEEGRADNVSKVFDSDYPAAVGKRKILFAPTFRGRGAGDAHYDYSQFDFDKLYEAMGNDSVFLFRQHHFIVDPAPIPDEYTDRLIDVSAFPDSNDLLLISDLLVTDYSSIVYEYSLLERPIVLFAYDLELYSATRGMHKDYRVAAPGPVAENFDQFLALINDRHLDAGATEEYMHENFDFADTHNSDRVIDNLILGTPTPEGSIEQTWQTSQ; translated from the coding sequence GTGGCCCAACCGTTGCTCGTGACGCACCTGTCGTGGGAACGGGTTCTCCTGCATATCGATATCGAAGCAGTTGGAGCCGACCCAAACGAGTTCTACCTCACCCCGAACAATCGCCCATACAAGGTGCTCTATCCGGTTTCGGCCGAAAAGACGGGGGACGATCAGTATCGACTGACTATCAATATCACGCAGTTCAACGGGCGACGCCAAGTGCCCAACGGCACCTATCACGTCGTCAATGGTCCGGTTCCCAACGAATATATCGGCCGTGAATCAGAGTTCGAATCGGAACTTGAACCCGAGTACGACGTCGCGGGCGACATAGCTTATTATCCTTTGGAACGAATTCTCGAGCTCGATGACGCCTCGCGTTCGTTTCTGTACAACAACAATCGATCGTCCTACGCAGTCAACTTCGCAGTCTCAGACAACGAAGACGCTCCGGGTTTCATCATACGAACCTATGCGTTTGCCCGTGGAGGCGCGAAGCCGTCCGGGTTCCGAGCACGGACCTCATCCAAGTTGAAGAAGCGTTGGACAAAGCTCAAACGGAAGACGCTCAAACGCGTATACAAGGCGGGCCAGTCATTCCGTAAGGACGATGGCAATCGGATTCTGTTCGCTTCTGAGGCCCGTCCCAATATGCAGGGCAACCTCAAAGCAGTACATGACAGAATGGTTGAGCGTGGCCTTAAAGAACAGTTTGAGTTCGACTATTCGTTCAGGACCCAGCACTCTGCCACTCGCCAAAATGCGCTTGCGCTGGCATGGAAGGTCGGTCGAGCAAACACCGTCCTCATTGACGACTACTTTGCAATCCTCATGGACATCGGTGATCGGAAGAGTCAGCGCATCATTCAGTTGTGGCATGCCGGCAGCGGGTTCAAGTCAGTGGGATTCTCCCGGTTCGGTAATTATGGCTCTCCAAAGTTCAACAACGCGCACCGAAAATACACCTATGCGATCTGTGGCTCACAGCACCTTCGCGACGTATACAGCGAAGTCTTCGGCATGGAACGCGAATCGATCATCTCTACGGGGTTGCCTAGAATCGACTACTTCCTCGAAGAGGGTCGCGCCGACAACGTAAGCAAAGTGTTCGACAGCGATTACCCTGCAGCTGTCGGCAAACGCAAGATTCTGTTCGCGCCGACCTTCCGAGGTCGCGGCGCTGGTGACGCACACTATGACTACTCGCAGTTCGACTTCGACAAACTCTACGAAGCGATGGGGAACGATTCTGTATTTCTTTTCCGGCAGCACCACTTTATCGTGGACCCGGCGCCTATACCGGACGAATACACCGATAGGCTCATCGACGTCTCCGCTTTCCCGGATTCCAACGACCTACTGTTGATATCGGACCTGCTGGTCACGGACTATTCGTCGATCGTGTACGAGTACTCACTCTTGGAGCGGCCGATCGTATTGTTCGCATACGACCTGGAGCTCTATTCCGCAACACGGGGAATGCACAAGGACTACCGTGTGGCGGCTCCGGGCCCAGTTGCTGAGAACTTCGATCAGTTCCTAGCACTAATTAATGATCGTCACTTGGACGCCGGTGCGACAGAAGAGTACATGCACGAAAATTTTGATTTCGCTGACACACACAATTCGGACCGAGTAATCGATAATCTAATTCTTGGCACCCCGACACCGGAAGGATCCATCGAACAAACATGGCAAACATCGCAGTAA
- a CDS encoding IspD/TarI family cytidylyltransferase gives MANIAVIFAGGVGSRMQRTTRPKQFLEIHGRPVIAHTLEKFQDHPDIDAIAVAILPEYGEYMQHIIDRYDLDKVRWIVDGGATGQESRHRALQVVAENFDSDDLVLIHDGVRPLIDEDLITQNIAAGRQFGSAITCTKMTETVTVAKGDGVGDVIPRDPLWSAQAPQTFKLGEVLAAYDRAVADGQNDSIDSCTLMHGYGHFLHRVEGPRTNIKITTASDYYICRTFLTLIEDREAFGGE, from the coding sequence ATGGCAAACATCGCAGTAATCTTCGCCGGAGGTGTCGGTTCGCGCATGCAACGAACCACCCGTCCCAAGCAGTTCCTCGAGATCCACGGTCGACCAGTCATCGCACACACCCTGGAGAAGTTTCAGGACCATCCGGATATCGATGCGATTGCCGTGGCGATCTTGCCGGAGTACGGCGAGTATATGCAACACATTATCGACAGGTACGACCTGGACAAGGTGCGTTGGATCGTCGACGGCGGCGCAACAGGACAGGAGTCTCGGCACAGGGCACTTCAGGTTGTCGCCGAAAACTTTGACTCCGACGACCTCGTCCTTATCCACGACGGCGTCCGGCCACTCATCGATGAGGATCTCATCACTCAAAACATCGCCGCCGGTCGCCAGTTCGGATCCGCTATCACCTGTACGAAGATGACGGAAACCGTGACGGTGGCCAAGGGAGACGGCGTCGGAGACGTTATCCCGAGAGATCCCTTGTGGAGCGCTCAGGCCCCACAAACGTTCAAGCTGGGCGAGGTTCTCGCAGCCTATGATCGCGCGGTTGCGGATGGTCAGAACGATTCGATTGACAGTTGCACCCTGATGCACGGCTACGGCCACTTTCTTCATCGTGTCGAGGGACCCCGCACGAACATCAAGATCACCACGGCGTCTGACTACTACATCTGCCGAACTTTCCTCACCCTTATCGAGGACAGGGAGGCCTTCGGTGGCGAATGA
- a CDS encoding NAD-dependent epimerase/dehydratase family protein, producing the protein MANDVTVFDLDVFQNDVRTIASSPLEWEQYRGQNIVVTGAAGMLPIYIVGTLLAANDLHGLDLNVTGMVRSPDKARLRLGTALDRPDFELQTVDVIDRIQFDKQFHTVFHGASPARPALHKGSPVTTLKANTLGTINLLDAQAAKGGGSFVLLSSSEVYGSVAEEGLISEDSLGTLQHFNPRASYSEGKRIAETALAAYQEEYGIRALTLRFGHIFGPGLALDDGRVQADFLADVVHGRNVRMMSSGAAMRTYTYVADAVLGLFFAHLIGDDHAYNVANPAGNITIRQLAEAFAAARPEKSLNLEFANPDDDRAYSPVTSLGLSSQRLSALGWIPQHSLAEGINRTIASYEES; encoded by the coding sequence GTGGCGAATGATGTGACCGTCTTCGACCTGGACGTGTTTCAGAACGATGTGAGAACGATCGCATCCTCACCGCTGGAGTGGGAACAGTACCGAGGGCAGAACATCGTCGTCACAGGAGCTGCAGGGATGCTCCCAATCTATATTGTGGGCACACTTCTCGCCGCCAACGATCTACATGGGCTAGATTTGAATGTCACCGGTATGGTAAGGAGCCCTGATAAAGCCAGGCTTAGATTGGGCACTGCGCTCGATCGTCCGGACTTCGAGTTGCAAACAGTCGATGTCATCGATCGGATTCAGTTCGACAAACAGTTCCACACCGTTTTCCACGGCGCCTCACCCGCGCGGCCTGCTCTGCACAAAGGTTCACCCGTTACAACGCTCAAGGCAAATACGTTGGGCACGATTAACCTTCTAGATGCCCAAGCCGCAAAGGGCGGCGGTTCGTTCGTCTTGTTGTCCTCGTCGGAAGTGTACGGCTCGGTAGCTGAGGAAGGGCTCATCAGCGAAGACTCATTGGGGACTCTACAGCACTTCAACCCACGAGCTAGCTATTCTGAAGGCAAGCGCATCGCAGAGACTGCGCTTGCGGCCTACCAAGAGGAGTACGGAATTCGGGCGCTAACCCTCAGGTTCGGCCATATATTCGGTCCGGGCCTCGCATTGGATGACGGCAGAGTCCAGGCGGACTTCTTAGCCGACGTCGTCCACGGTAGAAACGTTCGCATGATGAGTTCCGGCGCCGCCATGCGTACATATACATACGTGGCTGATGCTGTACTCGGCCTCTTCTTCGCGCATCTAATCGGTGACGATCACGCATACAACGTTGCCAATCCCGCCGGAAATATCACGATTCGACAGCTTGCAGAAGCCTTCGCTGCAGCCCGTCCTGAGAAAAGTCTAAACTTGGAATTCGCCAATCCCGATGACGATCGTGCATATTCTCCCGTAACATCGCTCGGTCTATCATCTCAGCGTTTGAGCGCCCTCGGCTGGATCCCGCAACACTCACTAGCGGAAGGCATCAATCGGACGATCGCCTCCTACGAGGAAAGTTGA
- a CDS encoding polysaccharide pyruvyl transferase family protein, with amino-acid sequence MAKFRILLLTNRDSDNVGDQIIEGSVLSIIKGIMSNLGLTPDEYSINSRAAGIVSKKFLKTGDPKLLEDAKKAISNADLIIFGGAPLFNYKYQSFYRRTITTLELANEYNVPVIFSSIGVESYDPDNPKSQALKAALELPCVRQITTRDDLESLRKYTESTDIPVARVADPAVLADIVYRDVATPRTLPAVGRAKTIGLVVTRAGIFADNGISWNESKQRRFWLDIIAQLTERGYDYRLFTTGHFSDEVFLDALFRKKKIPARNVVFTVNTPDELVQELNECDGVIAFRLHASITSFAYSVPSIGLSWNFKVPYFYDSIGYSERAFPPEQWNAEAVIPALERAMVSGIDRDEEFLTSVYNTLFEGIKSVIAPDSSFEPYSYEQLKTKLPPQPATTAAQYKLRSQIKFRRTYENYQRYYRYYLAAERRRREQVSLRRRLSQSVIGLSYRRVRRLFRKLFA; translated from the coding sequence ATGGCAAAGTTCCGAATCCTGTTACTGACCAATCGCGACTCAGACAATGTCGGCGATCAGATCATCGAGGGCAGCGTTCTCTCGATCATCAAGGGAATCATGTCCAACCTTGGCCTGACCCCTGACGAGTATTCGATCAACAGTCGAGCCGCGGGCATAGTCAGCAAGAAATTCTTGAAGACTGGCGATCCGAAACTGCTTGAAGACGCTAAAAAAGCCATTTCCAATGCGGATCTCATCATTTTCGGTGGAGCTCCGCTGTTCAATTACAAGTACCAGAGCTTTTACCGTCGCACTATCACGACACTCGAGTTGGCAAATGAGTACAATGTTCCAGTTATCTTCTCGAGCATCGGAGTAGAGTCTTACGATCCTGACAATCCCAAATCTCAAGCGCTCAAGGCCGCTCTGGAATTGCCCTGCGTTCGTCAGATCACCACGCGCGATGATCTGGAGTCACTACGGAAGTACACTGAAAGCACAGATATTCCAGTCGCACGAGTAGCTGATCCAGCTGTTCTCGCGGATATTGTGTATCGGGATGTCGCAACTCCTCGCACGCTACCGGCCGTGGGCCGTGCCAAGACCATTGGATTGGTTGTGACCCGTGCTGGGATATTCGCAGACAACGGCATCTCCTGGAACGAGAGCAAACAGCGCCGCTTCTGGCTCGACATAATCGCACAACTGACTGAGCGTGGATACGACTACCGCCTTTTCACTACAGGCCATTTTTCAGATGAAGTATTTCTTGACGCGCTGTTCCGCAAAAAGAAGATTCCCGCTCGCAACGTAGTCTTCACCGTCAATACTCCTGACGAATTGGTCCAGGAGCTAAACGAATGTGATGGGGTCATTGCGTTCCGTCTGCACGCCTCTATCACTTCTTTCGCCTACTCGGTACCCTCCATCGGGCTATCTTGGAACTTTAAAGTCCCTTACTTTTACGATTCAATCGGATATTCCGAACGTGCTTTTCCGCCGGAGCAATGGAACGCCGAAGCAGTCATCCCTGCTCTCGAACGAGCTATGGTATCCGGGATCGATCGGGACGAGGAATTCCTCACGTCCGTGTACAACACGTTGTTTGAAGGGATCAAGAGCGTCATCGCACCGGACAGTTCTTTCGAACCGTACAGCTATGAGCAGCTGAAGACAAAGCTCCCGCCTCAGCCGGCCACGACCGCCGCTCAGTACAAACTCCGCAGTCAGATCAAATTCCGCCGGACCTACGAGAACTACCAGCGCTACTACAGGTACTACTTGGCTGCGGAGCGGCGAAGGCGCGAGCAGGTGTCGCTCCGGCGCCGGCTCTCACAATCCGTCATCGGACTGAGTTACAGGCGGGTTCGAAGGCTTTTCCGCAAGCTATTCGCGTAG
- a CDS encoding CDP-glycerol glycerophosphotransferase family protein — protein sequence MSLIRKTALWALKSSAWKNTSKWIRGTERWNRLEDEYDGSYVKAEVVVYFGDRSSKFYQLEQWIPVLEELHKEHRVVIVVRKGSALTSVLETTHLPVVFKRRFDPLQTFYHANDFKLALYVNNGMTNFQSLSFAPMVHVHVNHGESDKLSMVSNQAKAYDKVFIAGEAAVERHRRALIDFDESQLVRVGRPQLDIERPLELEPSSARTIMYAPTWEGENDANNYTSVDLFGPQIVEAVLRIPDARLIYKPHPRVETSKDPEMVEANARILELIEAANSPIVDGTLQHQVLMQGDILGMFDTVDLLITDISSVGLDFLYLHPNKPLVLTDRRNDSETLNAEAPISRATPLINESTIDRVESLISEMLNHDSSVEVRHELRRHYFGDGEPGSSSVLFTEAVSRLIADRTVALESFHTESVNAEADDE from the coding sequence ATGAGCCTGATCCGAAAGACTGCTCTATGGGCTCTGAAATCATCCGCTTGGAAGAATACAAGCAAGTGGATCAGAGGCACAGAACGATGGAACCGCCTCGAAGACGAATATGACGGCAGCTATGTCAAAGCCGAAGTCGTCGTCTACTTCGGCGACCGCAGCTCGAAATTCTACCAACTCGAACAGTGGATCCCGGTCCTCGAGGAGCTCCATAAGGAGCACAGGGTCGTCATCGTCGTGCGAAAAGGTTCAGCCTTGACCAGCGTGCTGGAAACCACTCACCTCCCCGTGGTGTTCAAACGAAGGTTCGATCCCCTGCAGACCTTCTACCACGCCAATGACTTCAAGCTCGCTCTGTACGTCAACAACGGAATGACGAATTTCCAGTCGCTCAGCTTTGCTCCGATGGTCCATGTCCACGTCAATCATGGTGAGTCCGACAAGCTGAGCATGGTGTCCAATCAGGCCAAGGCCTATGACAAAGTCTTCATTGCCGGCGAGGCCGCTGTGGAACGACACCGCAGGGCTCTCATCGACTTTGATGAATCCCAGCTAGTCCGAGTCGGCCGGCCCCAATTGGATATCGAAAGGCCGCTCGAGCTCGAACCTTCGTCGGCCAGGACGATCATGTACGCGCCCACATGGGAGGGCGAAAACGATGCGAACAACTACACTTCGGTCGACCTCTTCGGTCCGCAGATCGTCGAGGCCGTGCTCCGAATCCCCGATGCGCGTCTGATCTACAAACCCCATCCGCGGGTCGAAACGTCCAAAGACCCGGAAATGGTCGAAGCGAATGCGCGGATCCTCGAACTCATCGAGGCAGCCAACTCGCCCATTGTCGACGGGACTCTGCAACACCAAGTGCTCATGCAGGGAGACATCCTCGGCATGTTCGACACTGTCGACCTGCTCATCACCGATATCTCCAGCGTCGGACTCGACTTCCTCTACCTCCACCCGAACAAGCCGCTTGTGCTCACCGATCGCCGCAATGACTCCGAAACGCTCAATGCCGAGGCGCCGATCAGCCGTGCCACTCCCCTGATCAATGAATCGACGATCGACAGAGTCGAGTCGCTGATCAGCGAGATGCTCAACCATGATTCGTCTGTCGAAGTTCGGCACGAACTCCGCCGCCACTATTTCGGTGACGGCGAGCCAGGTTCGTCGTCCGTCCTGTTCACCGAGGCAGTGTCCAGGCTGATCGCCGATCGAACCGTCGCTCTTGAGAGCTTCCACACTGAAAGCGTCAACGCCGAAGCCGACGACGAATAG
- a CDS encoding glycosyltransferase: MPIPDEDGELENITPFYDVFRNSRTGRVIRRNYLRGDGSLLLADIEDPKLGRRFILHSPAGEPMVEWRRPRDFYNAWITATVTTSPAVVIVDDKKVSEFIHEISDRDFALILFLHGSHLSHPWNGNHGQPLRARTDTMRNFDRFDIVGVQTQQQAEAIRAMGFSGENIRLLTGELPQGSVVSDPPMERDMGNAVMVANLIDLKRIEHPIRAVAKLRDRGIAVSLTVLGEGPARPKLEALIDELDLNDRVQLPGYVINVHEQLTSASFSTLTSTSEGLPLSLLEAMGAGCVPIVYDITYGPRDLIDQGVNGFITPWSDIDALADQIERFVSLESGEVEPMRRAAVKSVDRYLPEAGYRRWQKALGELRLTNLPDSADTKSAQSIEAKKLTCTPIAGGTRIELEIDGIHQSIAETLELVAAGRKLSTFFINELSEISFRRFGHRTVLAFDVDDESFSESADETFDVFLRRSQDLWTSKRRISTPKRFRATSAAAREWYSTKHGNLSVRARK; this comes from the coding sequence ATGCCGATCCCCGACGAGGACGGCGAGCTCGAGAACATCACCCCTTTCTACGACGTGTTCCGCAACTCGCGTACCGGTCGAGTCATCCGGCGCAACTATTTGCGAGGCGACGGAAGCCTGCTGCTCGCTGACATCGAGGATCCGAAACTGGGCCGACGATTCATCCTGCATTCTCCGGCGGGGGAGCCGATGGTCGAGTGGCGCCGGCCGCGCGATTTCTACAATGCGTGGATCACAGCGACCGTGACGACGTCGCCGGCAGTTGTCATCGTCGATGACAAGAAGGTCAGCGAATTCATCCACGAAATCTCGGACCGCGACTTCGCACTCATCCTCTTCCTCCACGGAAGCCATCTCAGCCACCCATGGAACGGTAATCACGGGCAGCCCCTGAGGGCCCGTACAGATACGATGCGCAACTTCGACCGATTCGACATCGTCGGAGTGCAGACACAGCAGCAGGCCGAAGCTATTCGCGCCATGGGCTTCTCTGGCGAGAACATCAGACTGCTGACAGGGGAACTCCCGCAAGGATCAGTCGTCTCTGATCCGCCGATGGAGAGAGACATGGGGAACGCAGTAATGGTCGCGAACCTCATCGACCTCAAACGCATTGAGCACCCGATCCGAGCTGTCGCAAAGCTACGAGACCGTGGAATCGCAGTCTCCCTGACCGTGCTCGGGGAGGGACCCGCGAGACCAAAGCTGGAAGCTCTCATCGATGAACTCGACCTCAACGATCGCGTCCAACTGCCGGGGTACGTCATCAATGTACACGAACAACTGACATCGGCATCGTTCTCCACACTGACCAGCACGAGCGAGGGCCTGCCGCTGTCCCTGCTGGAGGCGATGGGCGCCGGGTGTGTCCCAATCGTCTACGACATCACCTACGGTCCGCGAGACCTCATCGACCAGGGCGTTAACGGCTTCATCACTCCGTGGAGCGATATTGACGCACTGGCCGACCAGATCGAAAGGTTCGTCTCTCTGGAATCCGGCGAAGTCGAACCCATGCGTCGTGCAGCGGTGAAGTCCGTCGACCGCTATCTCCCCGAGGCCGGGTACCGACGTTGGCAGAAGGCGCTCGGAGAGCTGCGGTTGACGAACCTGCCGGACAGCGCTGACACGAAGTCGGCTCAGTCGATCGAAGCCAAGAAACTCACCTGCACCCCGATCGCGGGTGGCACCAGAATTGAGCTCGAAATCGACGGTATTCATCAGTCGATTGCAGAGACGCTGGAACTGGTCGCGGCCGGTAGGAAACTCAGCACGTTCTTCATCAATGAACTGTCTGAGATCTCATTCCGCAGATTCGGGCACAGAACGGTGCTCGCCTTCGATGTAGACGATGAGAGCTTCTCCGAGTCTGCGGATGAGACGTTCGACGTCTTTCTCCGGCGGTCTCAGGACCTGTGGACGTCGAAGCGGAGGATCAGCACTCCGAAGCGATTCCGTGCCACGTCTGCGGCGGCTCGCGAATGGTATTCGACGAAGCACGGGAACCTCTCGGTCAGAGCTCGGAAGTAA
- a CDS encoding polysaccharide pyruvyl transferase family protein: MTTGRNAADRYLSKGRELVKPVVHGIARRALPVVERASGTKYVRERATGGTGKSSGKPKKIATETARAYRKLATGLHGATAENTDGWTVAPSTREVDAKARQLARLKSHAALSEALTHGSSFGPAVVKAGRSLVAAGHLADTVSVGLNLRSNASTEEAGRVLLGLAYQRSSDPEVAWAQFEKIEDREIIVAAAEEYYPTAIDTLGHEALPLLETADKAGETDKWSAKAVLRTAESAFCIDAFDQVRTLVEARLDQMEDDADSAVRYELNRMRDWLPGGKHLEALPTTAGKRNFGVLSYDQPGIRSRNIGDYIQTIASIGHLLRYENLTFSGDEGLTALFKKFRKSVKEERKYAGPQAELNLVEVYRDGNVYQDIPEDTWYIAFGWYMHDIFGKSFNIPFHPNLRPILLSVFVRYPEMLTPEAIAYLKKYGPVGCRDWQSVAVLRAVGVPAFFSGCLTTTVDTLFPAPSPDRRSGTLRVDWTKDNKGPKKKQTVTAIRDKSFPENLELARNWVADYAYKYKHVLTSRLHANLPARSVGADVDFEPKNKSDSRFGGLIGIDAAEFDAIRNGILDKLAVLLPLIATGASEDEIYAKWVEITADAMAFADEYLASAQLPVADRETVASALSGIERPAPDAQVTDVVMTVEKGEGTLVGKALRTLETHTGAAYRVWLPNGVLTSSEVDEIRGELIQGSIDILPSVELGDEKNTSEVLSAVLPALFADHERLIVVPATAEVSADITELSTVEFGDALVAAKHDVRKNRSSGLTLMRRIASSFGDDHTGALDFVFASHAGMSEDFVPFDPQIAVLNLARLRSEGVVERVLGLVQQNGLSYIDAMQMIVKDRYADLDGDWNIQAQWEAADVPKIVNWRRQARHFGRMALTR, encoded by the coding sequence GTGACAACTGGACGAAATGCCGCGGACCGCTACCTCAGCAAGGGAAGAGAACTGGTGAAACCAGTTGTCCACGGGATCGCCCGTCGTGCACTGCCCGTGGTCGAGCGGGCCTCCGGGACGAAGTACGTGCGCGAGCGCGCAACCGGCGGCACCGGCAAGTCGTCCGGCAAACCGAAAAAGATCGCGACCGAAACCGCTCGTGCCTACCGGAAACTGGCAACGGGACTGCACGGTGCGACAGCAGAGAACACCGATGGATGGACTGTTGCCCCATCGACACGCGAGGTCGACGCCAAGGCACGGCAGCTGGCACGCCTCAAGTCTCACGCGGCACTATCCGAAGCCCTGACCCACGGATCGTCGTTCGGTCCCGCTGTCGTGAAGGCCGGACGGTCTCTCGTCGCCGCCGGACACCTGGCAGACACCGTGTCGGTCGGGCTCAACCTCCGCAGCAATGCCTCCACCGAGGAAGCCGGAAGGGTTCTCTTAGGCTTGGCCTACCAGCGGTCATCGGACCCCGAGGTCGCATGGGCACAGTTCGAGAAGATCGAAGACCGGGAGATCATCGTCGCCGCCGCCGAGGAGTACTACCCGACCGCGATCGACACGCTCGGACACGAGGCACTGCCGCTTTTGGAGACTGCGGACAAAGCGGGGGAGACCGACAAGTGGAGTGCGAAGGCAGTGCTGCGCACCGCCGAATCGGCTTTCTGCATCGATGCCTTCGACCAGGTCCGGACTCTGGTCGAAGCTCGTCTCGACCAGATGGAGGACGACGCCGATTCGGCCGTGCGTTACGAACTCAACCGCATGCGCGACTGGCTCCCGGGAGGAAAGCACCTCGAGGCTCTGCCGACGACAGCCGGAAAGCGCAACTTCGGTGTCCTCAGTTACGATCAGCCGGGGATCCGGTCACGCAACATCGGCGACTACATCCAGACGATTGCCTCGATTGGTCACCTCCTCCGGTATGAGAACCTCACGTTCTCCGGCGACGAAGGACTGACAGCACTCTTCAAGAAGTTCCGCAAGTCAGTCAAAGAGGAACGAAAGTACGCGGGACCACAGGCCGAACTCAACCTGGTCGAGGTCTACCGTGACGGCAACGTCTATCAGGACATCCCAGAGGACACCTGGTACATCGCCTTCGGCTGGTACATGCACGACATCTTCGGGAAGTCTTTCAACATCCCGTTCCACCCGAATCTGCGCCCGATCCTGCTGTCCGTGTTCGTGCGCTACCCCGAGATGCTCACCCCCGAAGCCATCGCCTACCTCAAGAAGTACGGACCGGTCGGTTGCCGTGACTGGCAGTCCGTCGCCGTGCTGCGCGCAGTCGGTGTGCCCGCATTCTTCTCCGGCTGCCTGACGACGACGGTCGATACTCTCTTCCCCGCGCCCTCACCCGACCGTCGCTCAGGGACGCTGCGCGTCGACTGGACGAAAGACAACAAGGGACCGAAGAAGAAGCAGACCGTCACCGCGATCCGCGATAAATCGTTCCCGGAGAACCTCGAACTCGCACGCAACTGGGTCGCTGACTACGCCTACAAGTACAAGCACGTCCTCACTTCCCGCCTGCACGCGAATCTGCCGGCACGATCGGTCGGGGCCGACGTCGACTTCGAACCCAAGAACAAGTCCGATTCCCGGTTCGGCGGACTCATCGGCATCGACGCAGCCGAGTTCGATGCCATTCGCAATGGAATCCTCGACAAGCTCGCTGTGCTGCTGCCCCTCATCGCAACGGGCGCATCCGAAGACGAGATCTACGCGAAGTGGGTCGAGATCACGGCAGATGCGATGGCATTTGCTGACGAGTACCTGGCCTCTGCCCAACTACCCGTCGCGGACAGAGAGACCGTTGCCTCGGCACTGAGCGGAATCGAACGCCCCGCACCTGACGCGCAGGTCACCGACGTCGTCATGACCGTTGAGAAAGGCGAAGGGACTTTGGTCGGGAAGGCGCTCCGCACTCTCGAGACCCACACAGGAGCCGCATACCGAGTGTGGCTGCCGAACGGTGTGTTGACGTCAAGCGAGGTCGACGAGATCCGAGGCGAGCTCATCCAGGGGAGTATCGACATCCTTCCGTCGGTCGAATTGGGAGACGAGAAGAACACGTCTGAAGTGCTGTCGGCTGTTCTGCCTGCGCTGTTTGCGGACCACGAGCGTCTCATCGTCGTGCCCGCAACCGCCGAGGTTTCTGCAGACATCACCGAGCTCTCGACCGTCGAGTTCGGAGACGCACTGGTGGCTGCGAAACATGACGTCAGGAAGAATCGATCCAGCGGTCTCACATTGATGCGGCGGATCGCGAGCTCGTTCGGTGACGATCACACGGGCGCCCTCGACTTCGTCTTCGCCAGCCACGCGGGGATGAGCGAAGACTTCGTGCCGTTCGATCCGCAGATTGCAGTGCTCAATCTGGCTCGACTGCGCAGCGAAGGTGTCGTGGAACGAGTCCTCGGTCTCGTGCAGCAGAATGGGCTCAGCTATATCGATGCGATGCAGATGATCGTGAAAGACCGATATGCCGACCTCGACGGTGACTGGAACATCCAAGCCCAGTGGGAGGCAGCGGACGTTCCCAAGATCGTCAATTGGCGCCGTCAGGCTCGCCACTTCGGCCGTATGGCGCTGACGCGCTGA